The nucleotide sequence GTGGTCGTGGGACGACGGTTCTAAGCAATCGTCCTTACAATCGATTATCCAAAGCGGCAAGCTTTACGCAAATCTTGGAGAACTCCCGATATGAAGTCCGGAAAGAAACGCTGGATTTGCAATTGGTCCATATAAAGAAGGAAGATCCTTTGTTTTCCTTTTTCGGTGAGCAAGCTGTTTGTTTTAAGCGCTTATATTATTTGAACAATCAGCCTTATATTTATTTTGTTCATTATCTTCCACAAGAAATGATGCAATTCAGCAGAGAAGAATTTGGCAAAGAATCTTTGTATCGTTTGCTGACGAAAAAAGGATATACTATTGACTCATTTTCTGATGATTTCTCGGCAGTATTTTTAACAGAAGAAGAACAAGGAATTCTGAAAACAGACGCACAGATCGGCATCAAACGGATACGGAAATCGTCTACGCAAATTGGGGAAATGATTGAATATTCGGAGGCGGTCTACCATACGGAGCTGCATCCTTACCATATTGATTATGAAACATAAATAAAAAAAGAGGTTGTGAAAAAGCTGCCCTGCATCAAGTAATAAGAACAGCCAAACAAAAATAGCTTCTCATATTTTTCGTTTGGTTAGGCTTATTACCGCAGATACACGGCTGTTTCTGGATTACCATTTATTCTGGATAAGGGGGTGTGGCACGATTTTCAGAAGGAATCTATGAACCAATCACTGTATTGATTTTAGCTTCGATGGTAACCCCATTCGGCTTGACGATCGCTTATTTCTTAGGGAAAATCATTCGTAAAAATATACTCAATCGTCAAGAAATCGATACATTGAAGACCGCTTTTCCTATGGGGATCTGTCAGATCACAGAGGGATGTTTCCCTATCGTATTGAACGACTTGGCACGCAATGTCATAGCAACGGGAGTCGGTGGGGCAGTAGGTGGCGGATTAAGCATGTTTTGGGGCGCAGATAGCCGTATTCCGGCATCGGGAATGTTTGCAGTCGCTACGATGACCAGACCATGGGCATTCATTGGTGCATTGTTAGCTGGTTCTTTTGTCACAGGAATAACCATTTTATTATTGAAAAAACCAGTAGATCCGAATGCAGAAATCATCCAAGAAGAAAAAGAGGAAGAAGACATATCTTGGGATGATTTGACAATTAGTTAGGAGAGGCAGAATGGATTACAAGAAAAAAGTACAATAGATGTACCTTGAGGCAGGAATGGTATGAAAGAATCAGAGTTAGAAAGAATCGAATATACAGATTTTGGTTTAGGAGCGATCGAAACTGTCCAGAGCATCGGCACCCTCCTTGAAATGACGATGAAGGAAAAATGAGAACCTTTCGTTGTCGAAAGGGTCTGGTATACCTTATGTCGAAGGAAAGGAAACAAAAAAACTTTCCTGTACTATTCCAAAAAGGAAAGAAAGTTATTATACAGTAAAAAAAGAAATTATTCTTCATGCTAGAGATCAGTACACGTTCGAGCCCAATATCAAACACTAGTTCCAGGCAGGCGCAACAGGTGCGGTTATCACTGAATTTTCTTCCAGCAGTGACGATTCAAGTGATATTTTTACAAATCCAGCTATTTATCGTTAACAAAAAGATTTTTAGGAGAAGCTGATGAACAAAAATGATCAAATTTTGATCGTTTAGTTCGTCGGCTTTTTTATTTAGAGAAACATCATTTATCAGTGAAACATAACACGAGAACAAAATGATTTTTTCGTTAATAAAAGAAACAAGTATTTGTTGTTTAAAATAATACACGTTATTGGCATATAGGACGAAATCCCAGTATCTTCTATAAGTAAGTCATTTCATATCGATGAAAACACGTTATTTATTTTTGTTTTATCTATAAAATAGCTGAAAAATGATTTTTTTCTAAATACTATATATAGTGGTGTCTATCCTATATACCACTAAAAAACTACAAAATCTAGTCTTTTATTTTAAAAAAACACGTGTAGAATGAAGATAGACTTTTGAGTTAGGGAGTGTTTTTTTATGAAACTTACTGTTTTTTGCGGTTCCCGTTTTGGTAATAAAGAAAGTTACAAATTTATTGCGCAAACGTTAGGAAAATACATGGCACAAGAAGAAATCGAACTGGTTTACGGTGGTTCATACTCCGGGATTATGGGAGTGATTAGTAAAACAGTACTGGAAAATAACGGAAAAGTCACAGGTATCTATCCGAATGGGCTTTTTGAAACTGAATTGCCTGGAAAAGATGTTACTACATTTATTCCTACAGAAACGATCGATGAAAGAAAGGTATTATTATTTGAAAAGGGAGATGCTGTCCTCGTTTTCCCTGGAGGTCTAGGTACATTGGAGGAATTCTCACAACTTCTTTCTTGGATAGCAATCGGTCTGACGCCCGACAAGCCAATCGGAATATTGAATATTGGCGGTTATTACAGCGGCTTGCAACAATTATTAGAAACTTTTGCAAAAGAGGATTTTATGGATAAAAAATGGTTGGATCAAGTAATCTTTTCCAACAATCCATTGGAACTGGTCAATGAATTACGAGCAGTATCTATTAAAAATCAGTTATTATTGAAGGAGGCAAAATAATGAGTCAAATATATTTAGCAGGACCATTTTTTTCAGAGGAGCAAATCGATCGAGTAAGTCGTATCGAAAAAGCGTTGGAGGAAAACAAAACAGTCACAAGTTTCTACTCTCCACGTCATCACCAAGAAAGCAATTATGAACTATTCAGCGCTGGATGGGCGCAGGAAGTATACGAAAAAGATATGGAAGAACTGACAAATGCAGAATTTGTTGTTGCTATCCTTGACTTTGAGCATCAAACAATCGATCCAGGAACGGCTTACGAATTAGGTGTGGCAACTATGTTGAAAAAACCGATGATCATTGTACAAGAAGAGACGGTACCTACGAACTTGATGATTACACAAAGTCTCCATACGTATTTAAAATCAGACCAAGCTGTACGTGAATATGATTTTGAAACATTGCCTGTTGAAACTTACGTAGGCGAGTACTTATAGAAGAGGAAGGGTTGTATGTCAGTGATTTTGATTTCAGGAACGATTGGTGCAGGTAAGAGCAGTTTGACGGATATGCTTGCAAAAGAGATTGATTCTAAACCATTTTATGAAAATGTCGAAGATAACGAAGTATTGCCGCTCTTTTATTCAAATCCTGAGCAGTACGCTTTTTTATTGCAAATCTTCTTTTTGAACAAGCGATTTTTAGCAATGAAAAATGCTTTAGTGAACGATGACAATGTGCTAGACCGATCCATCTATGAAGATAGCCTGTTGTTCCATCTAAACGCTGATTTAGGTCGGGTAACGGATATCGAAGTACAGCAGTACGATAGCTTATTAGATACGATGCTAAACGAGTTAGATGATGTTGCTCCAAAAAAACGGCCTGATTTGATGGTCCATATCAAAGTTTCTTTGGACACGATGCTAGAACGTATCAAAAAACGTGGGCGTGACTATGAACAGCTAGAAAGCGATGAGACGTTATATACCTATTATGAAACGTTGAACACCCGCTATAATCAATGGTATGAAGATTTTGATGTATGTCCTAAAATACAAGTGGATGGGGATAAATTCGATTTTGTAGAAAATCCAGAAGATGCAAAAAAGGTGATCCGTCAGATCCAAGAAAAATTAGCTGAATTGGAAGGAAAGCCTGCTGGAAAATATTTTACGGATAACCAGCATGCAAAAGGTCAAGAATTAGGCTAAAAATAAAAAACCAAACGACGGGAAAGAAAAATTACTACGTGATGTAGAATAAGCCTTTCTATCGTTTGGTTATTTTATATTCAAATATTTGAAATAAATAAATCTTTACTCTTTGATTTGTAAACTGAAATGATCCACTGTTTGTTTTACTGATGAAGCTTGATCAAAGGAAGAAGCTGAGTTTGAAGTTCATAAAAATCAGCCATAGTGAGTTTTGCTTGGATTTGTTTATCTTCTTCTACTTTTTACATAATTTTGAACAGGATAAGATTCAAATGTTTTAAATGAATCTTTGACTAGTTTGTGACAGTTGTCGCATATGCTCAAGCTTCCTTGGTCATTAAATTCTGTATGGATATTTTTGTTGTTATTACATGTACAATAATCAGGACTATCGATCATCCATTTCGTCTCCTTTACAATCATCTTGCTTCTTTACTATAGCAGAAAAGAAGGGGAGAAACAAAAGAAGATCCAACAGACGGCACTATAGACTGTAGATGTTGCCATCCTCATCCTTCAAACGGTAATTACCGATTTTTGTAAATATGACTGTTGTTTCTTTTTTATTTTCTTTTCCTGAAATAATATATTCGTCATCTTTGGTAGTGATCTTGATATCTGTCAGCACTGTTTTTTCTTCAGATGATTCAGAAGAATCAGTTCCTTGTGTCTGATACGTGCGTGTCCATTCCATTTTTTTATCTGTAAATGTCAACTGTCCCGCGGATAAATCCATATCTTTACGTACTTTTAGCGTATATACACTGTTGGTGATATCTGCTTTTTCCGCTTTTAAGACAGAAGAATCGGTTGTTTCGTCCGAGGATTGGTCAGAGCCGCCAAACAAATCACAGCCAGTCAATGTCAAAAGTCCCGCAGACAAAATAAATAGTACGATTAATTTCTTCAAAATACTTCCCCCATTTGATAGGATAAAGAAATTATACCATTGGAATGTAAAACTTCAAACGGATGGAAGAGAAAAACGCACAAAACACCCACAAATAGAGTAAATTTTAGAATAAAATTTTAAAAAGGCAAAAAATCCGCCACTTTCAGAAAGCGTTTTAAAAAAGTGTTGCAATCTTTTAAAAAAATGCTATATTAAAAATGAACCGGTTCAAATACTTGTTTAAGTATAATTAATAGTGAGAGGAAGTTGCTCTACTGAAGACTTTAGTTATATGGATATTGATGACAAGCAACACTATGCAAAGAATGCGGTCATCATAATCGAACAACAAGAAAGAGAAATCAAATGTAACTGGCAGGAGTGAGAATGTATGGCATCGATCCGTGATGTGGCTAAGATGGCTGGTGTTTCAGTGGGAACAGTTTCCCGTTACTTGAATGGTCAGCAACTGAAGGAAAAGAACATGAAAAAAATAGCAGAAGCGATTTCAGCGTTGGACTATAAAGAAAACATCATTGCTAAAGGGTTGAAGAATAATCGAAGCTTCTCTATTGGACTTTTGATAAACGGGATTTCCAGCCGTTTTGGGTCGGAAGTTGTCTCAGGGATCGAAAGAGTAGCTGAAGAAAATGGGTATAGCTTATTATTAAGCGGGTTTGCCGATCAGCCAGAAAAAATTGAACAAAAAATTGAATACCTGATGAAGCATGTGATCGATGGGCTGATTGTCTTCTTATCCGAAGAAGAGTGGTCTGGATTTGAAATGCTCACAAAAATGAGTATTCCAGTTATCGCATTGAATTGTCCAGAAGGACCAGCAGGTATTGATACAATATTAGTGAATGATCGAGAAAGTGTAGCAAAAGTGATCGCTCATCATGGTGAACAAGGACATAAAAAAATCGGATTTATTGCTGCCACTCAAACAGACTACGTAGCAAGAGAACGTTTAGCAGGAGCCAAAGAAGCGGTCCAAAATGATCCATCGATCCAATTAGAGGTCTTTACAGGAGACTATTCTAGAAAAAGCGGCTATTACGGGGCAAAAGCATTATTAGAAAAAGGGGCAACTGCTATTTTTGTCAGCAATTACAATATGTCGATTGGTGCCATCGAATGTTTCAATCAAGAAGGTGTCAGAATCGGGAAGGATATTGCGTTCAGTCACTATGATTATTTAGATAAAAACGATCTGAGTATCCTTCCGAAAATCACGATCACGCCACCAACAGATAAAATCGGGGAACGAGCAGCAGAACAGCTGTTAAAACGAATCAAAAAAGAAGAGGAAGAAAATGAAAAAGTGATTGTGATGGAAAATATCATACATGGAATCAACTAAAACGAACTAAAAAAGAAAAAGAGGTGCTTTGATGAAAAAATATCAATTTCCAGCAAATTTTTGGTGGGGTTCTGCAGCAAGTGGCCCACAAACAGAAGGAAGGATTTCAGGCGATGGAAAAGGAGAGAACATTTTTGATTATTGGTACAAAAAAGAACCGCAAAAGTTCTTTGATCAAGTAGGACCTGAAAAAACCTCGCAAGTTTATACGAAGTATCAAGAGGATGTACAGTTGATGAAACAGACTGGGCATAATTCATTTCGAACATCTATCCAATGGAGCCGTTTGATACCTGATGAATCTGGAACAATCAACGAAGAAGCCGTTCGTTTCTATCATCGTTATTTTGATGAGTTGATTGAAAACGGTATCGAACCCTTTGTGAATCTGTATCATTTCGATATGCCGATGTATCTGCAAGAAAAAGGCGGATGGTTGAACCGAGAAACGGTTGAAGCCTATGAAAAATATGCCAAAAGTTGTTTTGAATTGTTTGGTTCGAAAGTAAAAAAATGGTTTACTCATAATGAACCAATCGTTCCAGTCGAAGCAGGTTATTTATATCGATGGCATTATCCAGAAGAGTCAGATATGAAAAAAGCGATCCAAGTTGGCTATCATGAAGCGTTGGCTTCAGCGTTAGCCATCAAATCTTACCATGAAATGGAGCAAGGTGGTGTTATTGGTATCATCTTGAATCTGACACCAAGCTATCCAAGAGACGAATCAAACCCTGAAGATGTTAAAGCAGCGCAAATAGCAGATGCGTTCTTCAATCGTTCATTCCTTGATCCAGCTGTAAAAGGCGAGTTTCCAAGTGAATTGATTGAGATAGTAAAAGAACTTGATCTCATGCCTGTGATCCATGCAGAGGATTTGACGGTTATCAAAGAAAATACAGTAGATCTTTTAGGTATCAATTATTACCAGCCACGCCGGGTAAAAGCAAAAGAAACACCAATCGATACTAAAAACGGTCCAATGCCTGAGGATTATTTCGACAATTATGAAATGCCTGGTCGTAAAATGAATCCTTATCGCGGATGGGAGATCTATGAACAAGGAATCTATGATATTTTGATCAATGTACGAGATCATTATGGAAATATCGACTGCTTTATTTC is from Enterococcus faecium and encodes:
- a CDS encoding LacI family DNA-binding transcriptional regulator, translating into MASIRDVAKMAGVSVGTVSRYLNGQQLKEKNMKKIAEAISALDYKENIIAKGLKNNRSFSIGLLINGISSRFGSEVVSGIERVAEENGYSLLLSGFADQPEKIEQKIEYLMKHVIDGLIVFLSEEEWSGFEMLTKMSIPVIALNCPEGPAGIDTILVNDRESVAKVIAHHGEQGHKKIGFIAATQTDYVARERLAGAKEAVQNDPSIQLEVFTGDYSRKSGYYGAKALLEKGATAIFVSNYNMSIGAIECFNQEGVRIGKDIAFSHYDYLDKNDLSILPKITITPPTDKIGERAAEQLLKRIKKEEEENEKVIVMENIIHGIN
- a CDS encoding deoxynucleoside kinase, which produces MSVILISGTIGAGKSSLTDMLAKEIDSKPFYENVEDNEVLPLFYSNPEQYAFLLQIFFLNKRFLAMKNALVNDDNVLDRSIYEDSLLFHLNADLGRVTDIEVQQYDSLLDTMLNELDDVAPKKRPDLMVHIKVSLDTMLERIKKRGRDYEQLESDETLYTYYETLNTRYNQWYEDFDVCPKIQVDGDKFDFVENPEDAKKVIRQIQEKLAELEGKPAGKYFTDNQHAKGQELG
- a CDS encoding GntR family transcriptional regulator, whose amino-acid sequence is MKRTRVLYLEVADKIKEDIFSGKYPVGSMLPTESELEELFQVSKITVRKAIELLASDEYVAKKSGRGTTVLSNRPYNRLSKAASFTQILENSRYEVRKETLDLQLVHIKKEDPLFSFFGEQAVCFKRLYYLNNQPYIYFVHYLPQEMMQFSREEFGKESLYRLLTKKGYTIDSFSDDFSAVFLTEEEQGILKTDAQIGIKRIRKSSTQIGEMIEYSEAVYHTELHPYHIDYET
- a CDS encoding phenylalanyl-tRNA synthetase subunit beta → MYYFKQQILVSFINEKIILFSCYVSLINDVSLNKKADELNDQNLIIFVHQLLLKIFLLTINSWICKNIT
- a CDS encoding nucleoside 2-deoxyribosyltransferase, coding for MSQIYLAGPFFSEEQIDRVSRIEKALEENKTVTSFYSPRHHQESNYELFSAGWAQEVYEKDMEELTNAEFVVAILDFEHQTIDPGTAYELGVATMLKKPMIIVQEETVPTNLMITQSLHTYLKSDQAVREYDFETLPVETYVGEYL
- a CDS encoding TIGR00730 family Rossman fold protein, whose amino-acid sequence is MKLTVFCGSRFGNKESYKFIAQTLGKYMAQEEIELVYGGSYSGIMGVISKTVLENNGKVTGIYPNGLFETELPGKDVTTFIPTETIDERKVLLFEKGDAVLVFPGGLGTLEEFSQLLSWIAIGLTPDKPIGILNIGGYYSGLQQLLETFAKEDFMDKKWLDQVIFSNNPLELVNELRAVSIKNQLLLKEAK
- a CDS encoding glycoside hydrolase family 1 protein; amino-acid sequence: MKKYQFPANFWWGSAASGPQTEGRISGDGKGENIFDYWYKKEPQKFFDQVGPEKTSQVYTKYQEDVQLMKQTGHNSFRTSIQWSRLIPDESGTINEEAVRFYHRYFDELIENGIEPFVNLYHFDMPMYLQEKGGWLNRETVEAYEKYAKSCFELFGSKVKKWFTHNEPIVPVEAGYLYRWHYPEESDMKKAIQVGYHEALASALAIKSYHEMEQGGVIGIILNLTPSYPRDESNPEDVKAAQIADAFFNRSFLDPAVKGEFPSELIEIVKELDLMPVIHAEDLTVIKENTVDLLGINYYQPRRVKAKETPIDTKNGPMPEDYFDNYEMPGRKMNPYRGWEIYEQGIYDILINVRDHYGNIDCFISENGMGVENEARFIKEDGMIHDDYRIEFVQSHLKYVHQAIQEGANCLGYHMWTCMDNWSWTNAYKNRYGFISVDLAQDGKRTIKKSGHWFKDVSDKNGFEA